Within Methanosarcinales archaeon, the genomic segment TCTTTAACTCTTCAATTCTGTCAAATATACGTGGTTTAATCTCATAGTATTCATTGATGTCCTTTCTATGACCCCACACATCGCCTTCCAGAAGTTCAATGCCCTGCATTTTGAGGAACATCAAAGTAGATTTGGATATCGTCTTTAAATATGAATTTGGTATATGGAGAGCTTTCAGCTTTGGACATGTTTTCACAAGCATAAAAATATCCTTATTCGACGGCCTGAATGCGAAATGAACTATCTCTTCATATTCAATTGTCTCAATTTCTTCTTTTGAACTTACAATTCTTATTTTCATAATTCTACCCCGATAATGTTTTTGAAGATCTTGAATATTTTATAGAGATATATAAATTTTTCTAAAACATTGTCAAAAGTTGCGACGGCACACCCAACCGCAGCAGAACCGCAGGGTATAGTTATTAAGATTATATACAGGGATTCATAATACTTTCGAATTATTTCTCTTATGCCTCAATTTTACGTTTCGGCTCCAGCTGATGAAAGAAGAGGAGTTTTTACATGATATTTGAATCCCATTTAAATAAACAGGCATGAATCGGCTGTAGTGAGTGAACGGAGCGAAGCAGAGAGAACGAACGAAAGACGATTGATGCACTAAACTAAAGGGGACGGGCCGAAGCATGAGGCCGGTTCCCGGGTCTCTAAACTCAACTTCGAGAGACCAAAAAACATCCGCAATCATCCGATTCCACTCTAAAACCTAAATAAGCTAAAGCTAAACCACCTAAAAACCGCTAACAATAGACTCACCCAAAACTGCCGAATTTTAATTATTTCATACTGTAGGTGTAAGGTTGCAGCTTCAAATCATACCTCAGCATCTTGATTTTTAAGATTCTGAAGATTTTCAACAATTCATCATTCATCTTGATCGGACGATCAACATAAAGTCACTTATTCCAGTAGTTGTAACTATGTAATTGATTTTATTGCTTATAATGCTTCTTTTAGTTTATTAACCTTACCCCTACAATACTTAAAAAACATAGGTTAAGGCAATATGGGGAAAAGC encodes:
- a CDS encoding DUF1699 family protein, with translation MKIRIVSSKEEIETIEYEEIVHFAFRPSNKDIFMLVKTCPKLKALHIPNSYLKTISKSTLMFLKMQGIELLEGDVWGHRKDINEYYEIKPRIFDRIEELKKEGTSKEEIISKLGLETRLSEDLIKFLV